A genomic region of Candidatus Marimicrobium litorale contains the following coding sequences:
- a CDS encoding Rieske 2Fe-2S domain-containing protein, with translation MNRFKYAYLDPDNYARGWHIVLFSQELGVGEVKKLHYFDRDLVAYRGESGKVAILDAHCPHLGANLGSGEGRVTGDNIACPFHGWTFDPQGHCVDIPYADKLPEKAVTALRGWAVLEKCGFIAIWFGEPDEAPENYLPDIKEWGENGWGDWVFYRSRIQAKPCDIIENIVDIAHFPHVHGGVVRSWENRFTERSVTQLSTVDRNPDAKMIIPPGAAVDLAEASEETGADVDAWGDATYHGPSIMYYYTEARSPDINFKSWWVNCHTAVNDNEVDLCSAVIVSSLDGTPLPADFARDYPHMAHIAFGQDVEIWKDKVYRDEPILCDGDGPINKLRKWYEQFYLPR, from the coding sequence TTGAATCGCTTCAAATACGCTTATCTCGATCCAGATAACTATGCCCGCGGCTGGCACATAGTCCTGTTTTCCCAGGAATTGGGTGTGGGCGAAGTGAAGAAATTGCATTATTTCGACAGGGACCTCGTGGCGTATCGTGGCGAATCGGGCAAGGTAGCGATTCTCGACGCCCATTGCCCTCACCTTGGCGCCAATCTGGGCAGCGGTGAAGGACGGGTAACAGGCGATAACATCGCCTGTCCATTCCACGGTTGGACTTTTGATCCACAGGGCCACTGCGTCGACATTCCCTATGCTGACAAGTTACCCGAAAAAGCGGTCACTGCCCTCAGGGGCTGGGCCGTGCTGGAAAAGTGCGGATTCATTGCCATATGGTTTGGAGAACCAGACGAGGCGCCGGAAAACTACCTTCCCGATATCAAGGAGTGGGGCGAAAACGGCTGGGGCGATTGGGTCTTCTACCGCTCGCGCATTCAGGCCAAGCCTTGCGATATTATTGAGAATATTGTCGACATAGCGCATTTTCCGCACGTACATGGCGGGGTGGTGCGCTCCTGGGAGAACAGATTCACGGAGCGGAGCGTTACCCAGCTTTCGACAGTAGATCGCAACCCTGATGCGAAAATGATAATACCACCCGGGGCAGCGGTTGATCTGGCGGAAGCCAGTGAGGAGACGGGTGCCGACGTCGACGCATGGGGAGACGCGACTTATCACGGTCCCTCTATCATGTACTACTACACCGAGGCACGCAGCCCGGATATCAACTTCAAAAGCTGGTGGGTGAATTGCCATACCGCAGTAAATGATAACGAGGTCGACCTTTGCTCTGCGGTTATCGTTAGCAGCCTGGACGGTACGCCCTTGCCTGCGGATTTCGCAAGAGACTACCCGCACATGGCGCACATCGCCTTTGGGCAGGACGTCGAGATATGGAAGGATAAAGTCTACCGCGATGAGCCCATTCTCTGCGATGGAGACGGTCCGATCAACAAACTAAGGAAGTGGTACGAGCAGTTCTATTTGCCAAGATGA